The Citrus sinensis cultivar Valencia sweet orange chromosome 4, DVS_A1.0, whole genome shotgun sequence DNA segment CTTTTGTTGGTTTAAACCAGAATGTGAAGGGTGGTCTAGATGAGCGTCCTCAAGGTAAGAAGCACAAGGCCAAGGTAGCAAGACTAAGAGATAGGAAAATGTGCAGTAACTCCACTTCTTCTACGTCAAAAAAATCTACAGAAAGCACAGGTGTTGCTGGCCAAAAAAGGAAGACTAAAGTACAAGAGGAATCAGTTAAAGCTACTGAAAGTGTTGTCGGTTTAAACCAGAATGTGAAGGGTGGTCTAGATGAGCGTCCTCAAGGTAAGAAGCACAAGGCCAAGGTAGCAAGACTACTTagagataataaaatgtgCTCTAACTCCACTTCTTCTACGTCCAAAAAATCTACGGAAAGCAGAGGTGGTGCTGGCCAAAAAATGAAGACTAAAGTACAAGAGGAATCAGCTAAAGCTACTAAAACTGTTGTCGGTTCAAACCAGAAAGTGAAGGGTGGTCTAGATGAGCATCTTCAAGGTAAGAAGCACAAGGCCAAGGAAGAAGAATTACTTGGAGCTCAGAAGTGGACAAAAAAATCTACAGAAAGCAGAGATATTGCCGGCCAAGAAATGAAGACTAAAGTGGAAGAGAAATCCGTTAAAGCTAATAAAACTGTTGTTGGTTCAGACCAGAAAGGGGAGGGTGGTCAAGCCCAGCAGGTTAAGCTTTATCCCAATCTTTGTGGATCAAAGCAGGAAGCTGCCACACTACCAGCAGATTCTGGAAAGCCCTGTTCAACGGGTTCAAAGAAACCCATGCATTGGAGTTGTGCCCTCTGTCAGGTCAGTTCTACTAGCAAGAGAAATCTAGATGAGCATCTTCGTGGCAAGAAGCACAAGGCCAAGGAAGAAGAACTGCTTGGAGATCAgaagtggaaaaaaaaatctagagaAAGCAGAGATATTACTGGCCAAGAAATAAAGACTAAAGTAGAAGAGGAATCCGTTAAAGCTAATAAAACTGTTGTTGGTTCGGACCAGAAAGGAGAGGGTGGTCAAGCCCAGCAGGTTAAGCCCTATCCCAATCTTTGTGGATCAAATCAGGAAGCTGCCACGCTACCAGCAGATTCTGGAAAGCCCTGTTCAACGGGTTCAAAGAAACCCATGCATTGGAGTTGTGCCCTCTGTCGGGTCAGTTCTACTAGCAAGAGAGATCTAGATGAGCATCTTCGTGGTAAGAAGCACGAGGCCAAGGAAGAAGAACTGCTTGGAGGTCAGAAGTGGACAAAAAAATCTACAGAAAGCATAGATAGTGCTGGCCAAGAAATGAAGACTAAAGTAGAAGAGGAATCTGTTAAAGCTAACAAAACTGTTGTTGGTTCGGACCAGAAAGGAGAGGGTGGTCAAGCCCAGCAGGTTAAGCCCTATCCCAATCTTTGTGGATCAAAGCAGGAAGCTGCCACACTACCAGCAGATTCTGGAAAGCCCTGTTCAACGGGTTCAAAGAAACCCATGCATTGGAGTTGTGCCCTCTGTCAGGTCAGTTCTACTAGCAAGAGAGATCTAGATGAGCATCTTCGTGGTAAGAAGCACAAGGCCAAGGAAGAAGAACTACTTGGAGCTCAGAAGTGGACAAAAAAATCTACAGAAAGCAGAGATATTGCTGGCCAAGAAATGAAGACTAAAGTGGAAGAGAAATCCGTTAAAGCtaataaaattgttgttgGTTCGGACCAGAAAGGGGAGGGTGGTCAAGCCCAGCAGGTTAAGCCCTATCCCAATCTTTGTGGATCAAAGCAGGAAGCTACCACATTACCAGCAGATTCTGGAAAGCCCTGTTCAACGGGTTCAAAGAAACCCATGCATTGGAGTTGTGCCCTCTGTCAGGTCAGTTCTACTAGCAAGAGAAATCTAGATGAGCATCTTCGTGGTAAGAAGCACAAGGCCAAGGAAGAAGGACTAGAAAGGGAGAAGAAACACATGGCTCGGTCTAATGAAtctaagaaaaatgatgaagCCGTCTCCCTCACCACCAGCACAACAATTGTGACACCATTAGAGCCTACTGAGAaggttgaagatgaagatgtagTGGCCAAAGAATCAAATGAAGAAACAGTGGAcggtgttattgagaatgctGAAGATGAAGAGGTGGTGGTCTATAGAGGAAGACAAAGTGGGCCTGACGCAGCAGACTCCTTGTTATGCTGAAGGTAAATCTGTAACTTTATTTTGCCCTTTCACTTCATTTTGAATGTCTTAAACCAGCTGCACCTCACTTTATCATTTGAAAACTCGGaaatcacaataataaattaagttaattctTCCATCTCTTTGTATATGGATTTGAAGGAACCAATTGATGAAGCCTATAAATTCAAGCAACAATAGTGTAATGGGGATCATTCGCTGTTCTCTACTATCCAGTCTTGGTAAACAGCTCAAAAAATGAAGTGGAGATACTATTAGATCTACTCTCTATGAAAGTGCTTCAGACATGCATGTTTGTCACTACGATGCTGTCATAGTCTCATAGAGCTGATTCTTCACAATTCAGATATTCACTCAtgaattctttgaaatttagaGCTTTTCTCCATAGCTACCTCATTAGAAAACAAGTCATGACATAAGACTTATCGACTCAAAGCAGAATTTTCTAGATCAGGACCTAACATCAGTTTATCTTGTGCTGGCAGGTAGTTGATTGGATATCACTATCCCCAACTTGTGCAGAAGCTTCCTGACCTTTGTATGTCATCAGCAGTGGGTGCTGGATGTTTGATCAGATCGGCTAAATTATGAACTTATTGTGTATATTTGTGTCAATATGTACAAAGGAAGGGGGtaaaaaactaatatattaaataacacGGCATAAAAAACCTCCTCCTAAACAAAATATGTAtctattttgtaaaatgagtTAATAATTAGTATGAGAATTTACTCTTTCAACTCGTAGAGATACAACCTTAATATGCTGGTTAATTCAGCTCATTGAGAGCGAGACAATTAGacaaacattatttttgtcaGAGAGAACTGCAAAAGTACTAGCTTTACCAGAGAGATTAATGTTGCCGTTTGCACTTTGCAGGAACATTTGTTTAGTTGCAACTCAATATTGGTTGCGAACGCAAGCATGAAAATGCTACCGTTGAAACAAGATAGATATCCTGCCTAATCATTTGATCTACCAGAGGTGAGAGGCGTGTGTCCAGCAAATCAATCAGCTTTATATTTGTATCCAATGATGAAGATGACAATGAGAGGAGCTCTCCTGCATGCTTTCCCACTAGTGCTTCTAGTGCCACTACCTTAAAGTTACAAACATCACATTTCTCTGTCACAACCATAGTGTAGGCAAGTTCTTTATTAGGGTTGGTAATAAACTCCGAATTCACCTCGAATCCGCAAAGATCCAGAAGATCCAGATCTGGAAAAATCTAAATCCACATGTTAAAAAATACGGATCCATATCTTAAAAATCAAGATCCGTGCGGATTGCATCCAGAAAATCAGATATCTGGATCcgcattattttataattaaattatttatttaattaaatttcaattgaaaaatatataaattaaattatttatttaaatgtataagCATAATTAACTCTCTAATCTTCATTAactatgaaaaatatgtttaaaaactaataataacaataataattagagaatattataataaatcgatttaccttaatttttttttaattttttatgtttgattcaTGTTGTGAAGTTATTGTTTGTGAATTTATGGTGTtgttatatgttatttatgttgaattgatgttaaattgttgattgttaaatcgtaattgaattttatttaatattattatgtaaattattaaatttaaaattatatttaaatttattatgcGGATCCGGATATCCGGAATATCTGTTTGTAATCCATGCGGATATTATCCGTATTCAGATCCGCAAATTTTTTTGCGGATCcgaatgtcaaaattttaatctgGATCTGAATTTTACCATCCCCATTCTatatgaaaacaaaagcatTTATTAGTAATgtttttttaagtaataacAAGAtcaatttgtttatatttttgagCTTCCGCAACAACTTATGACAGAGAAACTTATCTTATTAGTTAGAGGGAAAATGATATATACAATTCTTAAATTCAGGAAAATGGTCAAAAACACCTCTAAGTTTTCAAAAAGGGGtattagaatttcttttttattataataccTTTTACCTATATtatcctaaaaaaattaactctaatatttcataataaacataaatataacattaaaataaacataataatatatacattttaatatttgaaaaatattttaatattttacaatctataagacatattttattatattaaagtaaatttgataataaattggaatcataatattaaaataaatatattaaaatttaaattatcttcaatattatgtaaaataataattttaacattattagcatgtcaaattttttttaaattgtaaaatgtatttaatgcaaatatttatttaaaatctctacaataaaatatactattaaaataaatataataatttacatatttaaatttattaaaatattttaatattttaatattgccAGTCCACTGAATAGATTATAttctttatataatattttatatttgtattaattaaaaattttaaagtctaTTTCATTGAGATAATAGAGATAAAGGGTATAATGGTTATAAAAGGGGGTCCTAGTATCTCTTTTTGAAAACTTGAGGTGTTGATGactattttatcaaatttttgggGTTTAGATGTTCTTTTTCGTTAGTTATAACGGATATCGAGAGTAGGGGCGGAGGGTGCTTATGACTAGAGTGAGCCATGTCGCctatagattttaaattttattttttgaaatttcaaggaaatattagaaattaggtataaaaatatgatttggCCCTAAcacaattaatttgtaaactTTATATATTGGATGaaactgtaattttatgtttttccaAATAAAGTCAAAGTGACCCAATTGTTGATCTTTATTTtgctaatgatttttttattccaaCAAAATAGGAAACAactttttaaaagtttgataTGAGCTTTGCTTTGTTTattgcattttcattttatttttttttacttgtaacAATAGCTGCAATTATCaatcaaaattccaaaatcaaATTACTATGGTTACAAGCAAAAATCTTAAGTTCCCTACAACTACACCacagttataaatttttaaaaaaatcaaaaatcaatcatctatttatttaaagttttaactTGGCCCCCCAAGATTTAGTCCAAGGTCCACCCCTGatttaaagtatttaaaaatgCTATGAGAATTTCGTTTACCTGGCCCTGCTGTCCAtctttatgataaaaaaattctacaaAAACTTGGACAGTTGGTGGGGACGATGATCAAAATTGATGCGAATACAACATCCTCTATGCGAGAATGTTTTGCTCGAATTGCAGTGACCATCTCTTTGGCCAAGCCTTTAGTGTCTCAGTTTGAGTTGGATGGGAAGGTGCAGAAGGTGGAATATGAGGGGCTGCCAGTGATCTGTTTTATGTGTGGAAGGTATGGACACAGTAGCAATATTTGCAAGGCAGCCGATATAGCAAATGATGCTGAAAAGGCTTCCCAGCCTGCTATGCAGCGTCAGACAGCCCCCGCTCATCAGGATGGTGGCTGTCACGATGCTAGTACTATTGAACCTTTTGGCCCCTGGATGATTGCTACgagaaaaggaagaaaaactaataatggCAAGGAGAATAGCAGTGAGCCAAATCGAAATCGTGAGCCTTTTGGGGCTAACACTACAAGGTTCCACATTCTAGCTCAGGTCCCAGAGGAGCGTGAGGAGCCTGCCCCTGCAATGTTTCCAGACATCCCTTCCACTTCACGACAACCAACCTTGCCTATTCTAAATCCTACTTTTGCCGCCTATAAAGAGACCATAATAAGGACCTCAACAAGAAGCAAGCTTCATAATAAGGCTGCTGGTACAAAAACTCAGAATCGGAGACCACCAACCCCAATGAATCCAATCCAAAACCCTTTCCCGTCGAGCGCTCTAAATATGAGAGAGAAGGAGGTGAACTTCCTATCCCATGCAAACCCTAATTCTAACCCTTTTGTTACTTCACCGACAGCACCTAGTAACCACCAAGTCTCCCATCTTGCTACCACTTTAGACCTAACGAGGCATACTGTGGTCTTTTGCTCGCCACAAACCTCGCCCCCGGGGATTGTAAGAGATGAGGGCATGGAGTATAGAACTCGGCAAGAACCGGACCCTTAGCATATGGATGACCCGCCAGATGTTCATACCACACCATGTGTAAATGAAGTTGCGACTGCCCAAACACAACCAGTACAGCCCTTGAGTAGTGTTGAAGCGGCTGGAATGTCTAATGATGAAGACTCGATGGTCCAAGAAACGCTTATGGCGTCGATGGATGATATTAATGGTCAGCAATACTAAGGTTTCTGTCAtcttttaatgttatttgttAAGATGTCAATAAGCATAATGTACTGGAACGTTCAAGGGGCGGCCTCGTCTAATTTTCGCCGTGCTTTTAGGAATATTGTTAACAATTATAAGCCTTCGTTGGTAGTTTTGATTAGGGATGGCAGTTTTTTCCGGACCCGGACGAACCCGGACAATCCGGTCCGGGTTTAACCCGTATCGGAGTACGATAAAATCCAGATCcgaaattatttttctgaaCCCGGATATATCCGGGTCCGGATGCGGGTTTGAGTTAACCCGTATATCtggaacccggacccggatatattatttttattattttttattatatttaatataaatagtaaCATTagaaaaacacacacacaacacaCAACACACAACACACAAGTGCCCTAATTTCACTCGTATATCGCAGCCACCGTAGCCCAAAATCAGAGCcaaccattttctttctcttcaaatCGTCTCCTCATCAACTCAAATCATTGTTCTTCGCTACCGTCACAGCtcttttcatcatcatcatcatcgttaGTTGCCGTATTTCAAGGGAAGACGAACCTTCATCAGCTTGTGGAGAAAACAGCACTGATACGGAAATTGAACTGATTTGCAAAATTGCCAGCAAAACTACTCAGACTgggaaagaaatgaaagagTTATACTTTCTTCCTCACGTGTTGTTTTATGTGTTTCTCCTGCTGGAAAACTTTTCCTACTTCAAAAGCTTTTGCAATTACTCATTTTtctgactttttttttctttttggatggCTTTTTTCTGACTTCGAATAAGTATGTGATTGACCAACATGatggatttttaattttatgagtcTTTATATCACGTTAATCCTTAAATTTTCTGGTTCATGTGATGggataaaacttttttttttctttttcagacTGCTCTTATTGATCCAGGTTCAAAACCCAGAATTCAGAAACCCGGATTTTTCGGGTTtaacccggaccggacccggatGCAAGAAAACCGGGTTAACATCCGCGTCCGGTGTAATGAAAACGGTATCCGGGTCCAGAATCGGGAAGgccaaacccggacccggacccggcttttgccatccctagttttGATAGAACCTCGCATCAATGGGAGTAAAGTCGATGAgttcattaaaaaaagtgGGTTTGACAATTCACATCGTGTGGAGCCAGTGGGGTTCTCTAGAGGAATTTGGCTGCTTTAGCAGAATGTTATAGAGGTGGAGGTGTTGATAAACCATCGGCAATTTATTCACTTTCGGATTAGCATGAATAAGGGTTTTGTGTCTTGGACAACGGCTGTTTACGATAGCCCAAATCCAATGCTACGAAGACAGCTGTGGAAGCATCTAGATAACCTTGCTCTTTCAATTCAAGGACCTTGGCTGATTGGTGGGGATTTGAATTCGATATTGTACGCTTCTGAAAAACAGGGGGGAGCTACAGGGCAGTCAGGAGTTTGTGGCTTGTTCCGGCAGTGGTTTGATGGTAATCAACTTTTCAACTTAAAGTTCAAAGGCCCACGGTTTACTTGGTCTCGtggatttcttttcaaaagattAGATAGAGCTCTTTGCAATAATGAGTGGCTATTAAAGTTTGCGGATAACTCAGTTCTCCATCTTCCGAAGGTTGCTTCAGATCATCGACCGGTGCTAGTTCGGTTTGAGAGAGCTGAATGTCGACAGCAAGGTAATAGGCCCTTTCGGTTCTTGGCTTCTTGGCTAACTCATgatcattttaataattttgttaagcAGACGTGGGACCCTAAATCTTACTATAGCGACGCTGCATCTCTTTTTGTCAAGAAGGTTCAAGTTTGGAATCGAGAGGTTTTTGGGAATATTTTTCAGCGGAAACGTCGATTAATGGCTCGGGTTATCGGGATTCAAGCAGCCTTGGAGAATTATAGTTCGAGAGGGTTAATGCGCCTAGAGGCCAATTTGCGGAAAGAATTGGAGATGGTGATGGGGCATGAGGATATTTTTTTGTGGCAAAAATCAAGAAACGACTGGATTATGCATGGGGACAGAAATACCAGGTTCTTTCACCAAAAAACTATTGTTCGCAGGAGGCGAAATAGAATTAAAGCCATCCAGGATAATTCGGGTAATTGGTTGTACAATGAGGAAGAAATCCGAAATTGCAGTGGGGTATTTCTCTTCATTATTCACAAGTGAGGCTGAAAGTTCTCAAGTTTACCATGTTCTGAATTATTTCTCGGTTTGGATGCTCATGATACCGACTGTGTCACCAACCCTGTTTTGGAAATAGAAATCAAGAATGTTGTCTTTAGTATGAAACCGCTAAAGGCCCCAGGTATGGATGGTTtgcatgttattttttatcaatctCAATGGCCAGTTGTTGGGCCTTCTTTATGTAAGTTTATCGGTGACATTTTTAATTCTGGCAAGCTTCCTCAAGAGGTTAATACTACCCTGTTGGTATTGACCCCTAAAGTGGAGCATCCtactaatttaaaaatgttcAGACCTATCAGCCTATGTACAGTCGCTTATAAAACAGTGACTAAAATAATAGCTAACCGCCTGCAAGCTGTGCTGCCTAAAATTATAGGACCCTATTAGACAAGTGTTGTTCCTGGCCGTCATATTATAGACAATATTGTTGTTGCTCAGGAAGTGGTACATACTATGCAACGAAAAACTGGTAAGAGAGGGCTTATGGTTATCAAGGTGGATCTTGAGAAGGCGTATGATCGACTTAATTGGTCTTTTATCTTTGATACTCTCAAGCTAACTGGAATTTCGATTCATTTATCTAGGATCATCATGGAATGTATAACTACAGCTAAAATGAGTGTTCTGTGGAACAGAGAGATTACTGAGGAATTTTCTCCGGGGCGAGGAATCCGACAGGGCGATCCCCTGTCTCCCTATATTTTTGTTCTCTGCATTGAGCGTTTGAGCCATGGTATTTCCCAAGCAATAATGGAGGGCAGTTGGAAACCAATCTGTTTGACCAAACAGGGAACTCCACTAACCCATCTTTTTTGCTGAcgatttacttttatttgcaGAAGCCTCGATTGATCAAGCCTATATCATTGACACAGTTTTGGAGAATTATTGTCTGAAATCCGAAGCTAAGGTGAATAAGTCAAAAACCAAagtttttttctctaaaaatgTGCTAGCTAGAGATGCCCAGCTTATTGGTGATGCCTTGGGGTTTTCGGCTACGAAGGATTTGGGTTGTTATCTTGGAATGCCTTTAATTCATTCTCGGGTGAACAAAGCCACTTACCAATCAATTCTAGATAAGGTGGACATGCGGCTTACTGGTTGGAATGCGGCTTATTTAACCTTTGCTGGAAGAGTTACTTCGGCTCGTTTATCCTTCATGCTTTGAGAGACTGCCATTGTATTAAACGAGATTGGTTTAGTCTTGTTCCAGAGGGTGAGCATTCCTCCTTTTTTCACGATAATTTACATAAATTGATAATGGTTAACCTCCAGAATAAGAGAAGGTTCATGAACCAGATCCCTTGGGAGTGTGTTTTCGGTGTGGCTGTTTGGAGATTATGGTTCTGGAGAAACCATTTCATGGTAGAAGGGAAGTTGGTGGATAACTCAACAATTAATATGGATATTATGGCTAGAGCAAATGAAATTCATAGAGTGAATAAGTCTCACATGAGTCAGCAACCGAGGAGAAAAGAGATGTTTATCGACTGGCAACCTCCCCCATGGCCTTGGTGCAAATTAAATATGGATGGATCTTGTAGAAATTTTGGGGAAGCAGGGGCTGTTGGGTGTTATTCGTGATTCTGTTGGGCACTGGATTTCTGGATTTTGTATGAATATTGGGGAGTGCTCGGTGCTTATGGCTGAGCTATGGGGTCTTTACCAAGGCTTAGTCCTAGTGTGGGATGCTGGTATAAAATGCCTTTTGGTGGAAGTGGACAGTCTTTGTGTTTCACAGATGATCTCTAAGCAGGTGGTCGTGCCTAATGCTTTCTATGCTATAGTGGTTGCTGTCCGGGATCTTTTAACCAGAAATTGGCAAATTTCTATCACACACATCTTTCGTGAAGCGAACTCAGCTGCGGATTTCATGGCTAACCAGGTTCATTCAGTTCCTCATGGATTGCATCTATTTACAAGCCCGCCTGTGggtatttattcaattatgcTGCAAGACATGTTTGGGGTTACTCAACCCCGTTTTGTTCGAATTTAGCTCGTTCTTTTGCACcccttttaataaaaaaaaatgctatgaGAATGAAAACGATTTCGCCTGCCTGAAGCTGAAGGATTTAATTCATTGCATCACTATTTACAGTGCAGATTGTGTTGCTGATACATCAAGAAAACCTAGGATCAAGGGTCCTGATTTATTCTCTCACttcattacaattttttttcgtATGTAACAAAATCATAGCCGTTATCTACAATTATTCTATATCTTTCTAGGTTTCTCTCATGTGTTAACTTTTCACCGTAGCCCTCTGATTAAAACCTTAACTTGATAATCAAATCTGGAGCTGCTGCCGATGTAttgtacaatattaaaaaattaacaagttCTTTGTCAGgcattttatcaaacacatgAATGTATCCTCAAACACCTTTTAACTTAACTAACAATATAGCAAAGACAAATGATGAGACCGAACAATTGACAAATCAACCATGGTGCAAACAAGTTctgtaggaaaaaaaattgagtaatgttaaataataatgaataataatatttttaatcaattataagtattgacatgattatttatttaacatcaaacatatataaaaacgTATTTACGGTCAGCTAAGCTACGCTAAAAAAGGGCGGGTTTAGTTTCATCTAAGGTATCACTTATATTAAATCATTAGAGAGAAattagcttaattaattacctgCCAACCCCAGCCATTTAATGTTTCATCAGAAAAAAATTCACCAAGAATATGGCaagatttttttccctcttgaAGCTACGATTCCTGAGAATATCCAGGCGAGGGTATCTGTGCCTTGTGAAGCTCCATCTATACCATTACAAACTTGATTTACTGGATATTTCAGAGGCATATCATATTGAGCTGCTACAGTTTACATGTTTTCTAAATAATTCTTCAATTTCGAAACATTCTTCGAAGGCCAGTCGAAATTTTAAGTTCATTCAATAGATAAAACTCCACAGGAAAGTTCTTCTCCAGTATAGATATCTGCATGTTACAAAATCCTGAATCTAAATACTGTTGTCCGAATTTTACAAGACATAAATTAGAATCAGAAATAACGTTTGCACTAAAACCCGTACACGAATGAGTAAATCTCAACTGAACGAGAATTCATTAGttggaatataaaataatttgtattataattgATGTGACAAATGACATCACGCTCACGCAAGcgcaattttattaattaatataaagtaACGTACT contains these protein-coding regions:
- the LOC127901822 gene encoding uncharacterized protein LOC127901822, whose translation is MNKGFVSWTTAVYDSPNPMLRRQLWKHLDNLALSIQGPWLIGGDLNSILYASEKQGGATGQSGVCGLFRQWFDGNQLFNLKFKGPRFTWSRGFLFKRLDRALCNNEWLLKFADNSVLHLPKVASDHRPVLVRFERAECRQQGNRPFRFLASWLTHDHFNNFVKQTWDPKSYYSDAASLFVKKVQVWNREVFGNIFQRKRRLMARVIGIQAALENYSSRGLMRLEANLRKELEMVMGHEDIFLWQKSRNDWIMHGDRNTRFFHQKTIVRRRRNRIKAIQDNSGNWLYNEEEIRNCSGEVVHTMQRKTGKRGLMVIKVDLEKAYDRLNWSFIFDTLKLTGISIHLSRIIMECITTAKMSVLWNREITEEFSPGRGIRQGDPLSPYIFVLCIERLSHEASIDQAYIIDTVLENYCLKSEAKVNKSKTKVFFSKNVLARDAQLIGDALGFSATKDLGCYLGMPLIHSRVNKATYQSILDKVDMRLTGWNAAYLTFAGRVTSARLSFML